The genomic window CGGGAGTTGTAGACCGTCAGCGTGCCGGAGATCCGGCTCTCGTGAATCGCCGGGTCGGAATACGACAGCGAGAAGTCGTTGATGTTCCGGCCGAACTGGTACTGCAACCGCCCGCGCTTGCCGCGGCCGAAGAGGTTCGGCTCTTCGAGGCCGAGGAAGCCGCCAAGTCCGGTGCCCTGGCCGACCGAGGCGCCGAAGTTGATGTTGCCCGTCCGCTTCTCTTCGACGCGGAAGGTGACGTCGACGTCGACGCCGTTCGGTGCCGGCGCGATGTCCGGATTCGGCAGCGGGTTGAAGTAGCCGAGATTCGAGATGTTCTGGTACGACCGCTTCACCGCTTCCTGGTTGTACAGCTGCCCGGGGAGCAGGACGATCGCTTCGCGGATCACGCGCTCATGGGTGACTTCGTTGCCGACGATGTTGACCTTGTTGACCGTCGCCGGCTGGCCCTCGAAGATCCGCCACCGCAGGTCGAGCACCTTGCTGCCATCGGGGAGGGTGCGCCGCGCCTGCTCGGGATCGACGCGCGCCTGGATGTAGCCGGCGTTGGCGTAGGTCTCGCCGACCTTCTGGGTCGCCTCTTCCCACTGACTGCGGTTGAAGAGCCCGCCGAGCTGTTGCCCGGTGCCCACCTGACCCGGCAGGCCGAACGGGAAGCCCTGCGACAGCTCCTCGAGCGAATAGCGCCGATTGCCGATGATCTCGAAGGTGCCGACCTTGTAGACGTCGCCCTCCTCGACCTTCAGCTTGAGCGTGGCCTTCCCGTTCTGCTGGTCGTCGACGATCGTGTCCTGGACCACCTGGAAGTCGATCATTCCCCGCTCGCCATACCACCGGGGGAGCCGCTCACGCATGTCGAGGTCGAGCTCGCGCTCGTTGTACGCGCCGGGGCGGAACCACCAGAAGCCCTCGGGCTTGGTGGCCATCGCCCCGACCATCTGCTCGGCCGTCATCGCCGAATTGCCTTCGACCTCGACCCGGGCGATCGCGACGCGATTGCCCTCGTCGACCGTGTAGGCCAGCGTGACGCCGCCGTCCTCGGTCCGGGTCTCCTTGTAGGTCACCTTGGCGGTGTAGTAGCCGAGCTTGTGATACATCGAGTCGATCTGATATCGCGCCTTGGCGGCAGCGACGCGTTCGATCGGCTGCCCAATCGCGAGCCGGACGAACTCCTTCGACTGCCGCGCCGCGACCTTGTCCGGCCCCTCGAGCGTCCAGCTTCGCAGCAGCGGCCGTTCGACCACCACCAGCGCGAGGATCAGGACCTCGTCTCCCTCGCGCTGCTCGACCGTCACCCGGTCAAACTGACCGGACCGGTAGAGCAGCGTGATGGCGCGCTGGATGTCACGCCAGGTGATGACGGCACCCTTGCTGAGCCCGGCAACGGCCAGAATCTGGTCCGCCTTGTTGCGGAGGTTGCCCTCGACCAGGATCGAATCGACCGGTGGCATCGCCGGCGGATCCTGCGCCCGGAGCGGCGTGGTCTGCATCAGGGTGGCCACTGCGGCCACCCCGAGTACACGCCGGCACACCGACGCGGCGCTCAGGCCTTGCTCTCGGACAGGGCCCGGAAGGCCAGCTTGTCCCCTTCAGGGGCAACATCCACTTCGATCTCATCTCCCGGCACGAAGTCCGCGGCGAGAATCCGCTCGCTGAGCGGGTCCTCGATGTACCGCTGGATCGCACGCTTCAGCGGACGCGCGCCATAACTCTGGTCATAGCCGTGATCGGCCAGGAAGTCGATCGCCGCCGGCGTGAGCCGCACCTCGTCGCCGAGCCGCCGCATCACGTCCTTGAGCAGGACGGTGACGATCTTCGCGATGTGCTCCTTCGCCAGCGGATGGAAGACGATCACGTCATCGAGCCGGTTGATGAATTCCGGATTGAAGACCTTGCCGATCTCCTCCTTGACCGTCTCCGACATCTTGGCAAAGCTCTGCGCGCCGTCGGCGGCGTGGAAGCCGAGCGACTTCCCCTGCATGATGTCGCGGGCCCCGACGTTCGAGGTCATGATCACGACGGTGTTCTTGAAGTCGATGACCCGGCCGTAGTTGTCGGTCAGGTGGCCTTCGTCGAGCACCTGCAGCAGGATGTTGAAGACGTCCGGATGCGCCTTCTCGATTTCGTCGAGCAGCACGACCGAATACGGCTTGCGGCGGACCGCCTTGGTGAGCGTCCCGGATTCCTCGTAACCGACATACCCCGGCGGCGCACCAATCAGCCGCGAGACCGAGAACTTCTCCATGTACTCCGACATGTCGACGCGAATGAACGCCGACGGATCGGAGAAGAGGAACTTCGCCAGCGAACGGGCGAGCTCGGTCTTGCCGACGCCGGTCGGGCCGGAGAAGATGAACGAGCCGATCGGGCGGTTGGGATCCTTGAGGCCGGCGCGCGAGCGACGGATGGCGCGCGACACCGCCTTGATCGCCTCATCCTGGCCGATCACCGACACGTGCAGCTCGTCTTCCATGCGCAGCAGGCGCGACGCCTCCGCTTCCTGGATGCGCGTGACCGGGATGCCGGTCCACCGCCCGACGATGAAGGCGACGGCCTCCTCGTCGATGATCGGCCGCATCGTCTGCCGCTCGCGCTCCCAGTCTTCCTGCACCTGACGGATCTGCTGCTGGAGGTCGCGCTCGCGATCGCGGAGGGCCGCGGCCTTCTCGAAGTTCTGGTCGCGGACCGCCTCTTCCTTCTCGACGGTGACCTGCTCGAGCTGCAGCTTCAGCGCGCCGACTTCGGCGGGCGGATGCTGCGACGCCAGGCGGGCGCGCGCGCCCGCTTCGTCGATCACGTCGATCGCCTTGTCCGGCAGGAACCGGTCGGTGATGTAGCGCTCCGAGAGTTCCGCGGCCGCCTTCAGCGTGGCATCAGGGATGGTCACGCGATGGTGGTCTTCGTACTTGCCGCGCAGCCCCTTGAGGATCTCGATCGTCTCCTCGATGGACGGCGGCTCGACCACCACGGTCTGGAAGCGACGCTCGAGCGCGCCGTCCTTCTCGATGTACTTGCGATACTCGTTGAGCGTCGTGGCGCCGACGCACTGCAGTTCGCCGCGCGCCAACGCCGGCTTCAGCATGTTGGAGGCGTCGATGGCACCCTCGGCGGCACCCGCGCCGACGAGCGTGTGCAGTTCGTCGATGAAGAGGATCACGTTCTTGCTCTGCGCGATCTCGTTCATCACCGCCTTGAGCCGCTCCTCGAACTGGCCGCGATACTTGGTGCCCGCGATGACCGCCGCCATGTCCAGCGAGAGGACGCGATGGTCGCGGAGCACGTCGGGGCAATTGCCGTTCGCCACGAGGAGCGCGAGCCCCTCGACGATCGCCGTCTTGCCGACGCCCGGCTCGCCGATCAGCACCGGATTGTTCTTCTTGCGACGCGCCAGGATCTCCATGACGCGCTCGATCTCCTTCGCACGGCCGATCGTCGGGTCGAGCGCTCCCTCGGCGGCGAGCGTCGTGAGGTCGCGGCAGAAGTGATCGAGGGCCGGCGTCTTCGACTTCTTGTCGCCCTTGGGCGGCACGCTCTGCGGACCGGCGGCCGGCGCCGACGACGCGGGCGGCTGCGCCGGGAGGTCGGAGCCAAGCAGTCGCAGCGTCTCGCTGCGCGCCTGTTCCAGCGAGATGCCGGCATCGGTCAGGACCTGCGCCGCGATCCCCTTCTCTTCCTTGAGCAGGCCGAGCAGCAGGTGCTCGGTGCCCACGTAGGAGTGGTTCAGCTCACGGGCCTCGACCATCGCCAGCTCGAGCACCTTCTTGGCACGCGAGGTGTACGGCAGCTCCGGACCGGCGGCCGAGGCCGCCTTTCCCTTCTTCACCGTCTCTTCGATCTTCTGCTGGACATCCTCCAGTTCGACGCCAAGGTTGGTGAGCACCGCCGCAGCGACGCCCTCTCCCTCGCGAATCAGCCCGAGCAGAATGTGCTCCGTCCCGACGTACTCGTGGTGCAGACGGGCCGCTTCCTCGCGGGCCATCTGGAGCACCTTCCGCACGCGGTCGGTGAAGTTGTAGCCGTTCATCCGCCACCCTCCGTGTCAGCCAGCAGTCGACGCACCAACGTGGCGCGGTGCATCGCGAGTGCCTCGTCGTCGAGGCCGGTCCCGGCATCCTGGGCTACGTGCGCGGGCTGCGCCAGCACCAGGAGCCGGTTCAAGATCGGTCGCGCCACGGCCGGAAGGATGCCCATCCCGACGCCCAGCCGGACGCTGCTCAACAGGGTCACCGCCTCTTCGAGGCCCAGTGCCCTGGCGTGCCGCAGGAGTCCCCACGCACGCCACACCTGGTCCTCGAGGGCCGTCGGGGCGTCGCGTCGCAAGACGATCCGCGCCCGTTCCTCGTATTCCACGACCTGACGGACCAATCGCCCCAAATGATCCAGGAGCTCCGTCGCCGACTTGCCGAGGGTGGTCTGATTGGAGAGCTGGAAGAGGTGGCCGAGGGCTTCGCTCCCCTCACCGGAGAGGCCACGATGCGTGAGCCCCACCTGCCCCAATCCATGCAGCACCTTCGCGGCTTCCCGGGTCATCACAAGGGCCGGGATGTGCATCAGCACCGACGCGCGGAGGCCGGTACCGACGTTGGTCGGACAGCTCGTAAGATAGCCGAACTCGGGGTGGAAGGCGAAGGAAAGTCGCCGCCCCAAATCGGCTTCTGCCCCCGCCGCATCGGCATGTGCGGCCGCCAGCGCGAAGCCGGACCGGAAGGCCTGAATGCGGAGGTGATCCTCCTCATTCAGCATCACCGAGGCGGTCGCCCCGAGCAGCAAACCGGCCCCCGAACGGACCCGTCCCGAGGCGTCCAGCCCGGCCAGTTCACGGGAGATCAACTGCCGCTCATGCAACAGGATCCGCTCGCGCTTGCTCAGGCCGTCCACCCGGACCACAGCGGCCCCGGAGAGCCCCGGCGCCTCGCCGGAGGCCGCCTCGACCATCCGGACCACACTTTCGCGGTCCAACGGCGAATTCCGACCCCAGAACGGCCGTCCAGTCAGGTTCCGAGCCAGGCGCACCCGGGTGGAGACGACCAGGGCGCTGTCCGGCCCGGTCGCGTCCAGCCAGGGGAGCGCCCCATCAGGGTAGAGCCCGTCGGTGGTCACTCGGCCACCTCACGGAGCTGCCGCAGCCGGTCCCGCAGCTCGGCGGCCTCTTCGAAGCGCTCGGCGGCCACCGCGGCGGCGAGCACGGCTTCCAATCGGGCCACCTGCTGCTCCGCCGTCAGGGCGCCGGCGGCGACCGCCGATTGCCCGGGCGCCTCGCCCACATGGCGGGTCGCCCCATGCACCCGGCGGAGCAGTTCTCGAAGGGGGCGATCGAAGGTCTCCCAGCAGGTGGGGCATCCCAATCGACCCGATGCCTGGAAATCGCCGAGGGTCGCATCGCACGCCGGACAGTGGACGTCCGGGGCGGCTGCTGCCGCCAGCATGGCGCCGCCGCTTCCCATGGCCGCCAGGAACGCGCCGAGCGGCGTCTCCTCGACCTCGGAATCGGTAGCAACTCCGCGCTCGGCCGCACACCGGCTGCAGAGGTGGAGCGTCCGCACCTCGCCGCCTTCCGCCTGCGTGAGGTGGACCACTGCCTCGCGCTGGTGACAATCGACGCAGAGGCTCATGCCCCCGGTCCCCACCTGATCGGCGGCGCAGAGGACGCCGCCGTGCAGGGTAAGCACCCTGTCAGCCAGGGCGGCGAGGTCGGGATTGTGGGTCACGAGGACCACCGCCGCCCCGGCCTCGCGCGCCGCGTCGAGCAGCAGGCCATGCATCCGGGCCGCCGTCGGGACGTCGAGATTGCCGGTCGGCTCGTCGGCCAGCAGGAGGGCCGGCCGTGGCACCAGCGCCCGGGCCAGGGCCACCCGTTGCTGCTCGCCGCCGCTGAGGACCGTCACCCGCGACGCCGCCCGCCCTTCGAGGCCGACCCGCGCCAACTCGGCGGTCGCGCGGCGTCGGGCATCGGCCGGCGCGACCCCGGCGATCAGCAACGGCATCATGACGTTCTCGGTGGCGGTGAAGTCGCGCAGCAAATGATGAAACTGGAAGACGAATCCGATCCGTCGATTCCGCACATCGGCCAACGCGTCCGCACCGAGGTCGGCGAAGGAGACGCCCTCGAGCCGGACCGTCCCACGATCGGGCCGATCCAGCGCACCGAGGAGGTGCAGCAAGGTGCTCTTCCCGGTGCCGCTGGCGCCCGTGATTGCCACGCATTCGCCCGGAGCCATCGTGAGCGACGCGCCGCTCAGCACCTCGACCGGGGTGCCGTCGCCGCCCGTGAAGCGGCGAACCAGATCGTGACCTTCGAGCAGGATACTCATTCGGCGCGGATCGCTTCCACCGGCTCGAGCTGCGAGGCGCGGCGGGCGGCGGGGATGGTCGCGAGCACCGCAATCGCCAGCGACGTCAGCACCACGCCCAGCACGTCGAGCGGCTCGGTGCGGATCGGCAAGGCGTCGATGAAGTAGACGGTCGGATCGAGCGTGATCAGCTTGCCGCGATCGACGGCAAGCGAGAGCGCGAGGCCCAGCACGAGTCCGATCGAGGTGCCCACCAAACCGATGGTGGTCCCCTGGGTTCGGAAGATCCGACCGATGCCCGACGGCGTGACACCCATGGCGCGCAGAATACCGATCTCGCGCGTCTTGAACGCCACCACCATCGTCAGCGTCCCGACGATGTTGAACGCCGCCACCAGCATGATGAAGAAGATCACCATCGCCATCGCCTTCTTCTCGAGCTCGAGCGCGGCGAAGAGGGTGCCGTTCTGCTCCTGCCACGCCTCGGTCCGATACGGCAGGCCGAGCAGGGTGTCGATCTGCCGCGCGATCGCCACTGCACGCCACGGGTCGCTCACGCGGACGGCGATGTCGGTGATGGCGCTATCGAGCCCGGCAAAGCGCTGCGCATCCGACCGCGACATCACCATGAAGGTGTTGTCGTAGGTGTACATCCCGGTCTCGAACGTCCCGGTGACCTCGACGGTCCACGGCACCACGTTGGCGCCAGTCAATGTGCCTAGCGTGCGACTCCGGCGAACCGCCTTCGGCTGGATGATCTGGAGGAGATCCCCTGGAAGCACAGAGAGACGTTGCGCCAGCCGGCCCCCGAGCACCACGGCGGCATCGACATCGGTCGCGGTCGGCTTGAAGTCGAGGTTCCCTTGCGTCATCACCGAGTCGAGTCGGACGACGCCGTCGTGGCCCAGCCCCGGCTCGATCCCGAGCACGGCGGCGGGCTCGGGATAGCCATCGGCGTTGAGCGTGATCGTCTGCGTGTTCACCTCGGGCGCGACCTGCACCACACCGGGGACGCTGCGGATCTTCGGGAGCTGCGCCTGCCAGTCGTCGACCCGCAGCGAGGCACCGTAGGTGAGCACGCGGAGGTGCGGCGCCGCGACGAGGATCCGGTCACGCAGGTCGTTCCGGAGTCCGGTCATCACGCCGAGCACCACGATCAGTGCCGCGACGCCGATGGCGATCCCGGCGGTCGCGATGATGGTCTGGAGCGACGCGCTCCTCGTGCCGCGCTGCCCGCGGAGGTAGCGCAGTGCGATCTGGCGCTCAAGCGCCGTCGGCCACCAGCGGGCGGCCATCAGCCCTCGGGAGCGATCGGCGCGGCCGGCGCGGCCGACCCGGTGCCGGTGGATTCGGGGCGCATCGCCGGGAAGAGGATCACGTCGCGGATCGAGGCCTCATCGGCGAGCAGCATCACCAACCGATCGATGCCGACGCCGATACCACCGGTCGGCGGCATGCCGTACTCGAGCGCGCGGATGTAGTCGGCGTCGAACTGCTGCGCCTCGTCATCACCGGCGGCCCGCTGGGCCACCTGATCCTCGAAGCGCGCCCGCTGGTCGTCCGGGTCGTTCAACTCGGAGAAGGCGTTGGCCACCTCCCGACCGAGCACGAAGAACTCGAAGCGCTCCGTGAGCCGCGGATCGTCGCGGTGCGGCTTGGCCAGCGGCGAGAGCGCGCGCGGATAGTCCAGCACGAAGGTCGGCTGCACCAGCGTCGGCTCGAGCGTCACCTTGAAGACTTCGTCGAGCAGCCGACCACCCGCCATCGTCGCCGCCGACTCGGCCGGCTCGCCACGCTTCACGAGGTAGGCACGGAGCACAGCCTCGGAATCGTTGAGCACGTCCAGCCCCGAGGTGTCGCGAATTCCCTCGACGAACGAGACCCGACGGTACGGCGCGGTGAAATCGAGCGTGTGCCCCTGCCGCTCCAGCTGCACGCCACCGAGCGTCGCCTGCACCAGCCCGCTCAGGAGTTCCTCGAACATCGTGAGCACTTCGTGGTAGTCGGCGTACGCCATGTACCACT from Gemmatimonadota bacterium includes these protein-coding regions:
- a CDS encoding ATP-dependent Clp protease ATP-binding subunit yields the protein MNGYNFTDRVRKVLQMAREEAARLHHEYVGTEHILLGLIREGEGVAAAVLTNLGVELEDVQQKIEETVKKGKAASAAGPELPYTSRAKKVLELAMVEARELNHSYVGTEHLLLGLLKEEKGIAAQVLTDAGISLEQARSETLRLLGSDLPAQPPASSAPAAGPQSVPPKGDKKSKTPALDHFCRDLTTLAAEGALDPTIGRAKEIERVMEILARRKKNNPVLIGEPGVGKTAIVEGLALLVANGNCPDVLRDHRVLSLDMAAVIAGTKYRGQFEERLKAVMNEIAQSKNVILFIDELHTLVGAGAAEGAIDASNMLKPALARGELQCVGATTLNEYRKYIEKDGALERRFQTVVVEPPSIEETIEILKGLRGKYEDHHRVTIPDATLKAAAELSERYITDRFLPDKAIDVIDEAGARARLASQHPPAEVGALKLQLEQVTVEKEEAVRDQNFEKAAALRDRERDLQQQIRQVQEDWERERQTMRPIIDEEAVAFIVGRWTGIPVTRIQEAEASRLLRMEDELHVSVIGQDEAIKAVSRAIRRSRAGLKDPNRPIGSFIFSGPTGVGKTELARSLAKFLFSDPSAFIRVDMSEYMEKFSVSRLIGAPPGYVGYEESGTLTKAVRRKPYSVVLLDEIEKAHPDVFNILLQVLDEGHLTDNYGRVIDFKNTVVIMTSNVGARDIMQGKSLGFHAADGAQSFAKMSETVKEEIGKVFNPEFINRLDDVIVFHPLAKEHIAKIVTVLLKDVMRRLGDEVRLTPAAIDFLADHGYDQSYGARPLKRAIQRYIEDPLSERILAADFVPGDEIEVDVAPEGDKLAFRALSESKA
- a CDS encoding ATP-binding cassette domain-containing protein; its protein translation is MSILLEGHDLVRRFTGGDGTPVEVLSGASLTMAPGECVAITGASGTGKSTLLHLLGALDRPDRGTVRLEGVSFADLGADALADVRNRRIGFVFQFHHLLRDFTATENVMMPLLIAGVAPADARRRATAELARVGLEGRAASRVTVLSGGEQQRVALARALVPRPALLLADEPTGNLDVPTAARMHGLLLDAAREAGAAVVLVTHNPDLAALADRVLTLHGGVLCAADQVGTGGMSLCVDCHQREAVVHLTQAEGGEVRTLHLCSRCAAERGVATDSEVEETPLGAFLAAMGSGGAMLAAAAAPDVHCPACDATLGDFQASGRLGCPTCWETFDRPLRELLRRVHGATRHVGEAPGQSAVAAGALTAEQQVARLEAVLAAAVAAERFEEAAELRDRLRQLREVAE
- the bamA gene encoding outer membrane protein assembly factor BamA, yielding MATLMQTTPLRAQDPPAMPPVDSILVEGNLRNKADQILAVAGLSKGAVITWRDIQRAITLLYRSGQFDRVTVEQREGDEVLILALVVVERPLLRSWTLEGPDKVAARQSKEFVRLAIGQPIERVAAAKARYQIDSMYHKLGYYTAKVTYKETRTEDGGVTLAYTVDEGNRVAIARVEVEGNSAMTAEQMVGAMATKPEGFWWFRPGAYNERELDLDMRERLPRWYGERGMIDFQVVQDTIVDDQQNGKATLKLKVEEGDVYKVGTFEIIGNRRYSLEELSQGFPFGLPGQVGTGQQLGGLFNRSQWEEATQKVGETYANAGYIQARVDPEQARRTLPDGSKVLDLRWRIFEGQPATVNKVNIVGNEVTHERVIREAIVLLPGQLYNQEAVKRSYQNISNLGYFNPLPNPDIAPAPNGVDVDVTFRVEEKRTGNINFGASVGQGTGLGGFLGLEEPNLFGRGKRGRLQYQFGRNINDFSLSYSDPAIHESRISGTLTVYNSRQRYVIGDLGRQQQEGGSIQLGLPWLGSRVSRLFASYGFQRIRYSEGSVELQARYQCAPCSRSTIGLSFMRETRIGLPFPIAGSMVQVGVEQNGGPLGGTGDYQKVDLDTRWYAPLGRVGGTPGSLSGGVQFTLGLTAKSGFIFGDPGGFFTQLYSLGGVQYGIPLRGYSEFAITPNGFDTQAGGQRASADGFGKSYAAFTVEAGARISQALYVNTFFDAGNVYRNVRQYDPTRLYRGAGVGVALISPLGPIGVDLGYGFDKLDNLGRPKPGFQLHFRLGNFQ
- a CDS encoding ABC transporter permease, whose amino-acid sequence is MAARWWPTALERQIALRYLRGQRGTRSASLQTIIATAGIAIGVAALIVVLGVMTGLRNDLRDRILVAAPHLRVLTYGASLRVDDWQAQLPKIRSVPGVVQVAPEVNTQTITLNADGYPEPAAVLGIEPGLGHDGVVRLDSVMTQGNLDFKPTATDVDAAVVLGGRLAQRLSVLPGDLLQIIQPKAVRRSRTLGTLTGANVVPWTVEVTGTFETGMYTYDNTFMVMSRSDAQRFAGLDSAITDIAVRVSDPWRAVAIARQIDTLLGLPYRTEAWQEQNGTLFAALELEKKAMAMVIFFIMLVAAFNIVGTLTMVVAFKTREIGILRAMGVTPSGIGRIFRTQGTTIGLVGTSIGLVLGLALSLAVDRGKLITLDPTVYFIDALPIRTEPLDVLGVVLTSLAIAVLATIPAARRASQLEPVEAIRAE
- a CDS encoding ATP--guanido phosphotransferase; this encodes MTTDGLYPDGALPWLDATGPDSALVVSTRVRLARNLTGRPFWGRNSPLDRESVVRMVEAASGEAPGLSGAAVVRVDGLSKRERILLHERQLISRELAGLDASGRVRSGAGLLLGATASVMLNEEDHLRIQAFRSGFALAAAHADAAGAEADLGRRLSFAFHPEFGYLTSCPTNVGTGLRASVLMHIPALVMTREAAKVLHGLGQVGLTHRGLSGEGSEALGHLFQLSNQTTLGKSATELLDHLGRLVRQVVEYEERARIVLRRDAPTALEDQVWRAWGLLRHARALGLEEAVTLLSSVRLGVGMGILPAVARPILNRLLVLAQPAHVAQDAGTGLDDEALAMHRATLVRRLLADTEGGG